The nucleotide sequence ATCCGCAGTGAGCGGTTTCGCCTTTGGGATGGGCGTTGAAAGGTTGGCCATGGTCCGGCACGGCATCACCCACATCAAACACTTCTTCGAAAACGATCTCCGGGTGTTGGGACAGTTTGTATGAAGGTTTCACTCTGCTGGCTCAGGGACTATGTCGACCTTCCAATCGGTGACCCTGCCGTTCTCGCAGACATCTTCGCCAATCTCGGCCATGAGGTCGAAGGTGTCGAGACCATCGAGCCCCAATTCACCGGGGTATTGGTCGGCAAGGTTCTCACGGTGCAAGCCCATCCCAACGCCGACAAGGTAAGACTCTGTTCGGTCGATACCGGTGACGGACCCACCGACATCGTCTGTGGTGCCTGGAATTTTGAAGCTGGTGCCACCGTGGCGGTGGCCGTACCCGGCGCCGTGCTGGGCGGGGATTTCACCATCACCAAGCGCGAGATCCGGGGGGTGGTGTCCAACGGCATGATCTGTTCATCCAAGGAGCTAGGACTCGGCGAAGATCAGGACGGAATTCTGGTTCTGGAGGACGGCCTGCCGATCGGGACACCGTTCGTGGACCATCTTGAGCTGCCCGATGTCGTGTTCGACCTGTCGATCACTCCGAACCGGCCCGATGCCATGTCGATGGTTGGACTGGCAAGGGAATTGGCTGCCCATTTCGATATGTCATACCGGACCCCTTCACCGGACCTAACCGTGACCAGCGGTCAGATCGACTTGCGGGTTGATATCGAGGATGACCGGTGTCGACGCTTCGTGGCACGGGAAGTTCGCGGAGTCCACGTCAGACCGGCCCCGCTCTGGATGGCCCAACGACTGGTGAAAGCCGGTGTGCGTTCGATTTCGAATATCGTCGACGTTTCGAACTACGTGATGCTTGAACTCGGTCAGCCGACCCATGCCTTCGACAGGGACAAAGTCGCCGACGGCCACATCGTCGTCCGTGCCGCCAACCCGCAAGAAACCCTGGTCACCCTTGATGGCGTCGAGCGTGAGCTGACTCCTGAGGATCTGCTGGTCGCTGATGTTCGGCAGGGGTCGTCGCTCGCAGGCACGATGGGAGGGTTGGAGTCGGAGGTGTCCGACGCCACTGTGAATGTCCTGATCGAGTGTGCTTCGTGGGACCCGCCAACGATCATGCGAATGAGTCGGCGGCACGGTCTGCGATCTGAGGCATCAGCCAGGTTCGAACGGGGGGTCGATCCAAACCTGCCGCTGTTGGCAGCAGATCGAATGGCCGAACTCATCGCGGCTCACGCCGGCGGCACCATCGTCGGAGGCGTCGTAGACAGCTACCCCGAACCAATCGAGCCGCTGACAGTGGTGTTACCGATCGATGAGGTGGACCGCATCCTGGGTGTGCCGATGTCGTCCGAACAGGTCACCGACCTCCTCGGCCGGTTGGAGTTTTCAGTCACCGGGGTCGATCCGCTCACCGTGGTCGTCCCAACGAACCGTCCTGACGTGACGCGGGCTATCGACCTGATCGAAGAGGTCGCCCGACTGTACGGTTTCGACAACTTTCCGAGTCGGGTCCCAACCGGTGGCGATGGGGGATTATCACCCGAACAACGGCGGTTACGAACATTGCGGCTCGTGGTGCGTGGGCACGGGTTTTCCGAAGCGCACACGTCAACGTTCACCGGGCATGCCGATTTGGCCGTGCTTGGGCTTCCCGAGGGGGACCGTCGACTCCAGGCCATCGAGGTCAAGAACCCGCTCCGAGAGGAGGAATCCCTCATGCGCACAACCCTGATGCCAGGGTTGCTGCAAAGTGCCCGGTTCAACCTGGCTCACGGTGCGGCGTCGGTGGGACTCTTCGAGATCGGCAAAGTGTTCTTCAACGAGGACTCCCCGGAACTCGGATTGGTACCTGATCAGCCGGAGGTATTGGCGTTTGTAGCCGTGGGCTCGGTTGGGTGGGCTGACCTTGCCGGGTTCGGACGCCCGGTCGACGTGTTCACCGGGATGGCTCTGTGGCGCACCATTGTTGGCCAATTGGGACTCGGCGAGTACCGCATCGCTCAAACGGAAATCGCTGGTCTCCATCCGGGACGGGGAGGCTATATCGAACTGCAAGGTGAGGTCATCGGCCACATTGGCGAGCTTCATCCGTCGGTGGCACGGTCCTTCGATCTCCCCGGGCGGGTTGTGGTAGGCGAGCTAGCTTTGGCCCCGATTGTCGCCGATCCGGGTCTGTGGGCCTTCGCCGAGCCCAGTGTCTTTCCTCCATCCGAGTTCGATCTGTCGTTCGAGGTCGCGGCGACCACCCCGGCCGCGTCCGTACTTGCCGAAGCAGTCCGAGCTTGTGGTGACTTGGTGGAAGTGGCAGATGTATTTGATGAGTTTCTGCGGGGCGAAACCAAGGCTGTCGGCATTCGCTTTCGCTTGCGGGCGGGCGAGCGGACCTTGACAGCCGACGATGTGACTGCAGCTCGCGAGAGAATCGTGGCGGCGGTGGCTGCGGCCGCCGGAGCCCGACTACGGGGTGCGTAATGATGGATTTTCTCGGAATCGCCGACAATTCCCCGGAACGGATCCGGCGTCTCGTCGATTTGGCTGCCGACGTGAAGGCGGATCCTGGACGTTTCGCCGGCCGCCTGTCCGGTAGATCCGTTGGCTTGTTTTTTATGAAACCATCTACCAGGACGAGAGTTTCGTCGGAAGTTGGGGCTTTTCAGCTCGGCGCCCATCCGGTCGTCCTTAGAAACGAGGAGGTTGGCATCGGGGGTCGAGAAACTGTCGAAGATGTAGGACGGGTACTCGATCGATACCTCGACGTCATTGCGATGCGGGTTTTCGAACACGGCCACCTGGAATCCATCGCCGCGGTGGCTGAGGCGCCGGTAGTCAATCTGTTGTCCGACACCGAGCATCCTTGTCAGGCAATTGCGGACCTGCTCACGATCATGGAGCATCGGCCTGGAGCGTCGCTTGCCTACGTCGGCGATGGCAACAACGTCTGCCATTCGCTGGTCGTTGGGGCCGCCATGATGGGCTCTCCGGTGCGCATTGCAACTCCGGCTGGTTACGGGCCTGACGAGCGATTTGTAGCTCTGGCCCGTACGTTCGGGGACGTCGTAATTACGAATGATCCGGCCGAGGCCGTTGGCGGGGTCGACTGCGTCTACACGGATGTTTGGACGTCCATGGGCAGTGAGGCAGAGACCGCCCAGCGTCTGGCGGCATTTGAGCACTTCACCGTGGATGAGCGTTTGTTCGGTAAAGCTGCCGAAGACGCCATTTTCATGCACTGCCTACCCGCCCACCGGGGAGAAGAGGTTTCCGGTCCGGTAATGGAGCACAACCGATCAAGGGTATTCGACCAGGCCGAGAATCGGTTGCATGCCTTCAAGGCAGTTTTGCTGGACATCTTGAGCTGATGGGCCGTTGGGACGGCCCGGCTCTCGTGGTGGCCCGGTCGCTCGTGGGTTCGGTGCTGACCACCGAAAGTGCCGTCGGTCGAACCAGCGTCCTGATCACCGAAGTTGAAGCGTACGGTGGTAGCGATGATCCGGCCAGTCATGCGTTTCGGGGCCGTACGCCCCGCAACGCCCCGATGTTCGGTCCGGGCGGGACCATCTATGTGTATCGGTCCTATGGACTGCATTGGTGTTTGAATATCGTCACCGGGGGAGTCGACGACCCCCAGGCGGTGTTGATCCGAGCCGGATTGCCTCGGGAGGGCCGGGAGCTCATGGAGCAGCGCCGGGGCCGAACCGATCACCTTGCCGACGGTCCCGGCAGGCTGACTACCGCACTCGGTATCGATAATGCCATTGACGGGATGCACCTCGAGGCTTTGGAGATCGTGTCGATTACCGGACCGAGGGTTCAAGCCGATTGTGAATGGAAACGGCGGGTGGGACTCACCCGGGCGGCCGATCGTCCCTGGCGCTGTGTGCTGATCGCTACGGGTTGATCCAGACGGTGACGGTGCCTTCGACGGCCCCTCCCTTGGCCGGATCTTGTTTCCAGATGACTCCAGGGCGGCGCTGCGCGTCGTCAGGGTTGGCTTCGGCCTCGATGATGACGTTGATTCCTACGCCGATCGGATCCATACGCGAATGCGCTTCTTCGATGGTGAATCCCAAAACGGACGGTAAGGCCGCATCGAAAGCGGGACCGGCCAGGGTCAGCTCGATATCCGAATTGAGCTGAGCCGGGAAACCAGGAGACGGGGACTGACCGAA is from Acidimicrobiia bacterium and encodes:
- a CDS encoding phenylalanine--tRNA ligase subunit beta — translated: MKVSLCWLRDYVDLPIGDPAVLADIFANLGHEVEGVETIEPQFTGVLVGKVLTVQAHPNADKVRLCSVDTGDGPTDIVCGAWNFEAGATVAVAVPGAVLGGDFTITKREIRGVVSNGMICSSKELGLGEDQDGILVLEDGLPIGTPFVDHLELPDVVFDLSITPNRPDAMSMVGLARELAAHFDMSYRTPSPDLTVTSGQIDLRVDIEDDRCRRFVAREVRGVHVRPAPLWMAQRLVKAGVRSISNIVDVSNYVMLELGQPTHAFDRDKVADGHIVVRAANPQETLVTLDGVERELTPEDLLVADVRQGSSLAGTMGGLESEVSDATVNVLIECASWDPPTIMRMSRRHGLRSEASARFERGVDPNLPLLAADRMAELIAAHAGGTIVGGVVDSYPEPIEPLTVVLPIDEVDRILGVPMSSEQVTDLLGRLEFSVTGVDPLTVVVPTNRPDVTRAIDLIEEVARLYGFDNFPSRVPTGGDGGLSPEQRRLRTLRLVVRGHGFSEAHTSTFTGHADLAVLGLPEGDRRLQAIEVKNPLREEESLMRTTLMPGLLQSARFNLAHGAASVGLFEIGKVFFNEDSPELGLVPDQPEVLAFVAVGSVGWADLAGFGRPVDVFTGMALWRTIVGQLGLGEYRIAQTEIAGLHPGRGGYIELQGEVIGHIGELHPSVARSFDLPGRVVVGELALAPIVADPGLWAFAEPSVFPPSEFDLSFEVAATTPAASVLAEAVRACGDLVEVADVFDEFLRGETKAVGIRFRLRAGERTLTADDVTAARERIVAAVAAAAGARLRGA
- the argF gene encoding ornithine carbamoyltransferase — its product is MMDFLGIADNSPERIRRLVDLAADVKADPGRFAGRLSGRSVGLFFMKPSTRTRVSSEVGAFQLGAHPVVLRNEEVGIGGRETVEDVGRVLDRYLDVIAMRVFEHGHLESIAAVAEAPVVNLLSDTEHPCQAIADLLTIMEHRPGASLAYVGDGNNVCHSLVVGAAMMGSPVRIATPAGYGPDERFVALARTFGDVVITNDPAEAVGGVDCVYTDVWTSMGSEAETAQRLAAFEHFTVDERLFGKAAEDAIFMHCLPAHRGEEVSGPVMEHNRSRVFDQAENRLHAFKAVLLDILS
- a CDS encoding DNA-3-methyladenine glycosylase — its product is MGRWDGPALVVARSLVGSVLTTESAVGRTSVLITEVEAYGGSDDPASHAFRGRTPRNAPMFGPGGTIYVYRSYGLHWCLNIVTGGVDDPQAVLIRAGLPREGRELMEQRRGRTDHLADGPGRLTTALGIDNAIDGMHLEALEIVSITGPRVQADCEWKRRVGLTRAADRPWRCVLIATG